The region GTATGCAATAATCCAGAAGTGGTTGCGCAGCACCGCGCGAAGGTATACGGAAAAGCAAAGGTCGGCGCACCGCCGATGTCTGTGCCGCATCTGGATACACGATATATTGATAATAAAAGATCATTGTTGTTTGGCCCCTTCGCCGGCTTCTCACCTAAGTTCTTAAAAAGCGGCTCCGTCTTTGATCTATTCACTTCGATCAAACCGGATAATATCTTTACGATGTTAGCAGCAGGTGCGAAACAAATGTCATTGACCAAATACTTGATCCAGCAAGTCATGTTATCGAAGGAACAGCGCATGGAAGAGCTGCGCGAGTTTATCCCGGATGCAAAAAGCGAGGATTGGGATTTAGTCGTTGCTGGTCAGCGTGTACAGGTCATCAAGGATACGGAAGCAGGCGGCAAGGGAACACTCCAATTCGGTACGGAAGTCATCACGGCTGCTGACGGCTCGATCGCAGCATTGCTTGGTGCATCTCCGGGTGCTTCAACAGCGGTACATGTCATGCTCGAAGTATTGGAAAAATGCTTCCCTGAACGTATGACAGAGTGGGAGCCGAAGCTAAAAGAAATGATCCCGTCTTTTGGCATCTCGCTAGTCGACAATCCAGAACTCCTGCATGAGGTTCATACCTTTACGGCAGAGGCGCTTGGATTAAGTGAGAAAGAGAGAGCATATAGTTAATAACATAAAGAAAAGACAGGCGTGATTGCCTGTCTTTTCTTTATGAGGGGCTGACCGCCTGCCCCTTGGAAAGCGAGCATTCTACATCGGTAATCCACTTTTACATAAGGTATGTACAATAAATCTAGTTAAAAAATAGAAATGAGTTTGCTCACCGCCAATATGGCAAAAAGCAAAATACATGCGGTCAAAACGATATTCGATGCCAAGCTGCTTCGATAATCTTTTTCTACTTTTTTATTTAACAGCCAAATCAAACTGAATGATAGGAACGGCATAAATAGTGCCCCTAACGCACCATACAATATAATCAATTGAACCGGCTTGCCGAAAAATAACAGCAGCATCGGCGGGAAGGTAAGCCAAGCCAGATAAATGCGATATGCCGGGTCTTTTTCCGTCCCAGAACGGTCTGTTTGCTTTCTAACGATCCGGACAAAGTCAGCAAATAAGTAGGGAACTCCATTCCATACACCTAATAGGGAAGAAAAGGCTGCAGACCAAAAACCGATTAAAAACAGCCAGGAGACGATGGGTCCATATTTATGTCCAAGCAGTTCAGTCAGCTGAAATAGACCCTGTTCCCCTTTGACGTTGATCCCTGTACCATATAAAAACTGGCTACCGACAATCAGCAAGGATAGCGTAAAGACCGCGGTCATGATGTAAGCGGCCTTTGAATCCAGGCGCATGGTCGGGATCCATTCTTTTCCGCTCCACCCTTTTTCCTTTAGCCAATAGCCGTATGAGGCCATCGTGATGGTGCCTCCAACCCCTCCAATCAACCCGAGGGCAAGCATGAAAGAACCTTCTGGAATGGTTGGCACGAATCCTTTTGCGAAATCACCAAGATGAGGCAGAAATAATGCCGCAGAACCGATGACCGTGACGAACATCAAGCCAATCAACACCATCATGACCTTTTCGAATATTTGGTAGCGTCCGGTCCAAATCAATAAGAAACCGACAATGCCATGAATGATTGCCCAAGCCCAGAACGGCATGATCGGAAACATCGTACTCATGGCAAGTGCGCAGGCGGAAGTCGCCGCTGC is a window of Falsibacillus albus DNA encoding:
- a CDS encoding Nramp family divalent metal transporter → MTLEVNTSVTAPTSFKKRILLIGPGFVAAATGVGTGDLVASLVAGAGFGLVFIWAIIVGAILKHFLNEGVGRWHLATGKTILEGWQEMGKWATGYFGAYTVIWGFVYGAAATSACALAMSTMFPIMPFWAWAIIHGIVGFLLIWTGRYQIFEKVMMVLIGLMFVTVIGSAALFLPHLGDFAKGFVPTIPEGSFMLALGLIGGVGGTITMASYGYWLKEKGWSGKEWIPTMRLDSKAAYIMTAVFTLSLLIVGSQFLYGTGINVKGEQGLFQLTELLGHKYGPIVSWLFLIGFWSAAFSSLLGVWNGVPYLFADFVRIVRKQTDRSGTEKDPAYRIYLAWLTFPPMLLLFFGKPVQLIILYGALGALFMPFLSFSLIWLLNKKVEKDYRSSLASNIVLTACILLFAILAVSKLISIF